A stretch of DNA from Luteolibacter sp. Y139:
CAGAATGGCTGGACCGGCGACATGATGTTCGGCGTCCGCCATCTGGTCAGCTACATCAGCCGCTTCATGACCCTGCTGCCCGGCGACGTGATCGCGACCGGCACTCCGTCCGGCGTCGGTATGGGGATGAAGCCCCCGCGCTACCTGTCTCCCGGTGACTGCGTCGAACTCGGCATCGAGGGGATCGGCGAAATGAAGCAACGCATCGTCGCCAGCCTCTGACCCCCGTATTCTCCGCCGCACTCCGCGCTTGCCCCCCGCCGGGGCGGCGATTACGCGGGGCGGCTCGCCTCCACTACCTACAACCATCCCGCACCCGATGCCCATCGCCCGCGCTCTCCTTTCCGTCTCTGACAAGACCGGACTCGCCGATTTTGCCAAGCAGCTCCATGAGCTGGGCGTCGAACTGCTTTCCACCGGTGGCACTGCGAAGGCCCTGCGTGAGGCGGGCCTGCCGGTGATGGACGTGTCGGAATTCACGGGAGCACCGGAGCTTTTCGAAGGTCGCGTGAAAACGCTGCACCCGAAGGTCCACGGCGGCCTGCTCCACAAGCGCGATGACAAGGAGCATCTCGCCCAGGCCAAGGAGCACGGGATTCCTCCGATCGATCTCGTGGTGGTGAATCTTTACCCCTTCGAGCAGACCGTGGCCAAGGAAGGGGTGACGCTGGAGGATGCGATCGAGAACATCGATATCGGCGGGCCCTCGATGCTGCGCAGCGCGTCCAAGAACTACGCCTCCGTCACGGTGGTCACCGATCCGGCCGACTATGAGAAAGTGATCGAGGAAATGAAGGAGCACGGTGGCAACACCACGCTCGGCTTCCGCGAGCAGCTCGCCGTGAAGGTTTTCCTTCGCACTTCGCAGTATGACGCCGCGATCTCGAACTTCCTCGGCCAGTGCAAGCAGGGGACCCGCAGTAATTTCAGCGTCAGCCTGCCGCTCGAAATGGAGCTGCGCTACGGCGACAATCCGCACCAGAAGTCCGCGCTCTACGGCGACTTCAGGAGCTGCTTCTCCCAGCTCCAGGGCAAGGAACTCAGCTACACCAACATCCTCGACATCGAGGCTGCGGCGGATCTCATCCTCGACTTCGTCCGTCCGACGATCGGCATTCTCAAGCACACGAATCCGTGCGGTGTTGGCCAGGATGACGAGGACCTGCGCATCGCATGGCAGAAGGCCTTCGAGACCGACCGCCAGGCTCCATTTGGCGGCGTGATCGTCTGCAACCGCCCGCTGACCGAAGGCGTGGCCCGCATCATTTCCGAGATCTTCACCGACGTGATCATCGCGCCGGACTACGAGCCCGAAGCTCGCGCCGTCCTTCAGAAGAAGAAGAACCTGCGCATCATGAAGATGAATGACGCCTACCTCTCCGCGAAGAAGGCTCCGGTCATCCGCTCCTGCCCGGGAGGCCTCATGGTCATGGACCGCGATCACACCGCGCTCGGTCTCGACAATCTCGAAAGCAAGGTGGTGACCAAGCGTCCACCGACCGAAGAGGAAATGCGTGCGATGCGCTTCGCCTGGCGCGTGGTGAAGCACGTGAAGTCGAACGCGATCGTTTACGCGAAGTCCGACCGCACGCTCGGCATCGGCGCCGGTCAGATGAGCCGCGTGGACAGCTCGCGCATCGCGGTGTGGAAGGCGAAGGAAGCCG
This window harbors:
- the purH gene encoding bifunctional phosphoribosylaminoimidazolecarboxamide formyltransferase/IMP cyclohydrolase, with protein sequence MPIARALLSVSDKTGLADFAKQLHELGVELLSTGGTAKALREAGLPVMDVSEFTGAPELFEGRVKTLHPKVHGGLLHKRDDKEHLAQAKEHGIPPIDLVVVNLYPFEQTVAKEGVTLEDAIENIDIGGPSMLRSASKNYASVTVVTDPADYEKVIEEMKEHGGNTTLGFREQLAVKVFLRTSQYDAAISNFLGQCKQGTRSNFSVSLPLEMELRYGDNPHQKSALYGDFRSCFSQLQGKELSYTNILDIEAAADLILDFVRPTIGILKHTNPCGVGQDDEDLRIAWQKAFETDRQAPFGGVIVCNRPLTEGVARIISEIFTDVIIAPDYEPEARAVLQKKKNLRIMKMNDAYLSAKKAPVIRSCPGGLMVMDRDHTALGLDNLESKVVTKRPPTEEEMRAMRFAWRVVKHVKSNAIVYAKSDRTLGIGAGQMSRVDSSRIAVWKAKEAGLELKGSVIASDAMFPFADGLQAAIEAGATACIQPGGSMRDQEVIEAADAAGLAMIFTGHRHFRH